One stretch of Molothrus aeneus isolate 106 chromosome 2, BPBGC_Maene_1.0, whole genome shotgun sequence DNA includes these proteins:
- the PHKA2 gene encoding phosphorylase b kinase regulatory subunit alpha, liver isoform: MRSRSNSGVRLDGYARLVQRTILCHQNPVTGLLSAGADHKDAWVRDNIYSILAVWGLGMAYRKNADRDEDKAKAYELEQNVVKLMRGLLQCMMRQVDKVEKFKRTQSTKDCLHAKYNSATCATVVGDDQWGHLQVDATSLYLLFLAQMTASGLRIIFTLDEVTFIQNLVFYIEAAYKVADYGIWERGDKTNQGIPELNASSVGMAKAALEAIDELDLFGAHGGHKSVIHVLPDEVEHCQSILYSMLPRASTSKEIDAGLLSIISYPAFAVEDVNLVNVTKSEIISKLQGRYGCCRFLRDGYKTPREDPSRLHYDPAELKLFENIECEWPVFWTYFLIDGIFNEDKIQVQEYREALEGILIREKNGLVLMPELYAVPPEKVDEEYENPHSVDRVPVGKLPHLWGQSLYVLSCLLAEGFLAAGEIDPLNRRFSTGFKPDVVVQVTVLAESNQIKNLLQDRGINVQSIADIHPLRVQPARILSNLYTMLGRNKNMKLSGRPHRHIGVLGTSKLYVIRNQIFAFTPQFTDQHHFYLALDNQMIVEMLKTELAYLTSCWRMTGRPTLTFPITHTMLVDDGTDIHPAVLATIRKLEDGYFGGARVKIGKLSEFLTTSFHTYLSFLDPDCDLKLFDDRNDNCNSPDSEYGDYPADFCEKDSQDELDQYINDVLQSTALKSYLPPTSKTTTEPPVFSANHSTEEILSIMAKTKGLEVPAVSMSLPTKVLNTHRKSLNLVDNPHFFGTKDHENVLHLPKDGHGDLDCRKLVDQLKECPTLHDQADILYILHILKGADWDTELDGQYGVTVHCLLNELYRKAGLNQEWGLIRYISGILKKRVEVLAEACTDLLSHHKQLTVGLPPEPREKIITTPLPPEELTDLIYEASGQDISIAVLTQEIIMYLAMYVRSQPSLFVEMLRLRIGLIIQVMATELARSLKCSGEEASESLMNLSPFDMKSLLHHILSGKEFGVERSLRPVDSSSSSPAISIHEMGHSGATKTERSGITKLKSEMKQRGSTPSSPTSSSPTGSSGDMSWGDRKGQWLRRRRLDGAINRVPVGFYEKVWKILQKCHGLSIDGYVLPSSTIREMTPCEIKFAVHVESVLNHVPQPEYRQLLVEAILVLTFLSDIEVNSIGGIIHVDRIVHMANDLFLQELKSFGATGSILEKDAATGICHFFYDSAPSGAYGTMTYLTKAIIIYLHDFLPSTGCAMQ; the protein is encoded by the exons AATGTTGTGAAGCTGATGCGGGGACTCTTGCAGTGCATGATGAGACAG GTAGATAAGGTTGAGAAGTTCAAACGCACTCAGAGTACCAAAGACTGCCTCCATGCCAAGTACAACTCAGCAACTTGTGCCACGGTGGTTGGGGACGACCAGTGGGGGCATCTACAAGTGGATGCAACTTCCCTCTACCTGCTCTTCTTGGCACAGATGACTGCATCAG GGCTACGTATTATCTTCACCCTTGATGAGGTTACCTTTATCCAGAATCTTGTTTTTTACATAGAAGCTGCCTACAAAGTTGCT GATTATGGAATTTGGGAACGTGGTGATAAAACAAACCAAGGAATCCCTGAACTAAACGCGAGCTCCGTGGGAATGGCCAAA GCTGCTTTGGAGGCAATTGATGAACTAGATCTTTTTGGAGCTCATGGAGGACACAAATCAGTGATTCATGTTCTTCCTGATGAAGTGGAACACTGTCAG TCTATTCTGTACTCCATGTTGCCAAGGGCATCCACATCCAAGGAGATAGATGCTGGCCTTCTGTCTATTATTTCTTATCCAGCTTTTGCAGTGGAGGATGTAAACCTTGTTAATGTAACCAAGAGTGAAATCATATCCAAATTGCAG GGCCGCTATGGCTGCTGTCGCTTTCTCCGAGATGGTTACAAGACACCCAGAGAG GATCCAAGCAGGCTGCACTATGATCCTGCTGAGCTCAAGCTCTTTGAGAATATTGAATGTGAATGGCCAGTATTCTGGACATACTTCCTAATTGATGGAATATTTAATGAGGACAAAATCCAG gtaCAAGAGTATAGAGAGGCTCTGGAAGGAATACTTATTAGAGAGAAGAATGGATTAGTGCTAATGCCTGAACTGTATGCAGTCCCTCCAGAAAAG GTGGACGAGGAGTATGAAAATCCTCACTCGGTGGATCGTGTCCCAGTGGGAAAGTTGCCCCATCTTTGGGGCCAATCGTTGTATGTCCTGAGCTGCCTGTTAGCAGAG GGATTTCTTGCTGCAGGTGAAATTGATCCCTTAAACAGGAGATTTTCCACAGGATTTAAACCTGATGTTGTGGTACAAG TAACTGTTTTGGCAGAATCTAATCAAATTAAGAATCTGTTGCAAGACCGTGGAATCAATGTTCAGAGCATTGCTGATATCCATCCACTGAGGGTGCAGCCAGCTCGCATCCTCAGCAACCTCTACACCATGCTGG gCCGGAACAAGAACATGAAATTAAGTGGCCGACCACACCGGCACATAGGAGTGCTGGGCACCTCCAAGCTCTACGTGATAAGAAatcaaatatttgcttttacccCTCAG TTTACTGACCAGCATCACTTCTATCTGGCTCTAGACAATCAGATGATTGTGGAGATGCTCAAGACAGAGCTGGCTTACCTCACTTCTTGCTGGAGGATGACAGGGAGACCAACCTTGACATTTCCCATCACCCACACAATGCTTG TTGATGATGGTACTGACATTCATCCAGCAGTTCTTGCCACAATAAGAAAATTAGAAGATGGTTATTTTGGAGGTGCAAG GGTGAAGATAGGCAAGCTATCAGAATTTCTTACCACCTCTTTCCATACATATCTGAGCTTCCTGGATCCAGATTGTGACCTAAAACTGTTTGATGACCGTAATGACAACTGTAATAGTCCTGACAGTGAATATGGAGACTACCCAGCAGATTTCTGTGAAAAAG ATAGCCAGGATGAGCTGGATCAGTATATAAATGatgtcctgcagagcacagccctgaagtCATACCTGCCTCCAACTTCAAAGACAACAACTGAACCTCCTGTGTTCAGTGCAAATCATTCCACAGAAGAGATACTGTCAATAATGGCCAAGACAAAGGGCTTGGAAGTTCCAG ctGTGTCTATGTCTCTTCCCACTAAAGTTCTGAACACACACCGAAAGTCTCTGAATCTTGTTGATAATCCTCATTTCTTTGGGACAAAG GACCATGAAAATGTTTTGCACTTACCTAAAGATGGTCATGGTGATTTGGATTGCAGGAAGCTTGTTGATCAGCTGAAGGAATGTCCAACACTCCATGATCAAGCAGATATCTTGTACATCTTGCATATACTCAA AGGTGCTGactgggacacagagctggaTGGACAGTATGGTGTCACTGTTCACTGCCTCCTCAATGAGCTCTACAGAAAGGCAGGCCTCAATCAGGAATGGGGCTTAATCCGCTACATTTCTGGCATACTCAAAAAGAGGGTTGAAGTCCTGGCTGAG GCATGCACAGACCTTCTGTCACACCACAAGCAACTTACAGTGGGCCTGCCACCAGAACCGCGTGAGAAAATCATTACCAC CCCTCTGCCCCCTGAGGAGCTCACAGATCTCATTTATGAAGCCAGTGGCCAAGACATCAGCATTGCAGTCCTGACACAG GAGATAATTATGTACCTGGCCATGTACGTccgctcccagcccagcctttttGTGGAGATGCTCCGGCTCCGCATTGGTCTGATAATCCAGGTGATGGCCACTGAGCTGGCACGGAGTCTCAAATGCTCAG GTGAAGAAGCTTCAGAGAGCTTGATGAATCTAAGCCCCTTTGATATGAAAAGTCTCCTACATCATATTCTCAGTGGGAAAGAGTTTGGAGTGGAAAGAAGCT TGCGACCTGTAGATTCTTCTTCATCCAGCCCTGCAATTTCTATTCATGAGATGGGGCATTCTGGAGcaaccaaaacagaaagaagtgGTATTACTAAATTGAAGAGTGAGATGAAGCAG AGGGGCAGTACTCCATCCTCTCCCACCAGTTCTTCTCCAACTGGCTCCAGTGGGGACATGAGCTGGGGTGACAGAAAAGGGCAGTGGCTGCGCAGAAGAAGGCTGGATGGTGCTATTAACAGAGTTCCTGTTGGCTTTTATGAGAAAGTGTGGAAGATCCTTCAGAAG tgccatggtctgtcCATTGATGGGTATGTCCTTCCTTCTTCAACCATCAGAGAG ATGACCCCGTGTGAAATCAAGTTTGCAGTGCACGTGGAGTCAGTGCTGAACCACGTCCCCCAGCCCGAGtacaggcagctgctggtggaggCCATTCTGGTCCTGACGTTCCTGTCGGACATCGAGGTGAACAGCATCGGGGGCATCATCCACGTGGACAGAATCGTGCACATGGCCAATGACCTCTTTCTGCAAGAGCTG AAATCATTTGGAGCTACTGGTAGTATCTTGGAGAAagatgcagccacaggaatTTGCCACTTTTTTTATGATAGTGCTCCCAGTGGAGCCTATGGCACCATGACTTACCTAACAAAAGccataattatttatttacacgatttcctgcccagcacaggctgtgcaatGCAGTAA